A single region of the Pelobates fuscus isolate aPelFus1 chromosome 4, aPelFus1.pri, whole genome shotgun sequence genome encodes:
- the LOC134609277 gene encoding uncharacterized protein LOC134609277 produces MKDTVELFCSLDCKTGITGLIASSQSESFPGPLTKYSIGQVEDTHVLQETAEEIVRQNAERHFLHESIIQNSAEKPFTYHSGDFIEEFVLPGIINDLTTASLLVKRDCCSPRDAGMEASLALGVPTLEDEDSSYLLPEPDFVQIIKVEEIDTDYKTSESPVDVEEELLGEAVYPDIHTESPIKPKSQFLWLTEGRILVQDLRGISHSRELKDEEGAPSVTPVNNGGLEEITTSQNSRRAKEMERYSTGNRRHKMLLEQQEIEVVEKETLSCKVNLKGLSHEENMLGCKHTRHTRHTHHSPCDKEGTFQNGQPHTAKFTKDFQHFTCTECGRRFSQRFALSRHQKIHTRDKLFPKSVAPPPQKVYRLPLEAPIEDFKTREAGGPIGDSCSKLHHHLQLSTVFLQNLISSTGCFEYD; encoded by the exons ACTGTAAAACTGGGATCACTGGACTGATTGCAAGCAGCCAGAGTGAATCGTTCCCAGGACCGCTCACAAAATACAGTATTGGACAGGTTGAAGACACACATGTACTTCAGGAAACTGCAGAGGAGATAGTCCGACAGAATGCAGAGAGACATTTCCTTCATGAGAGTATTATCCAGAATAGTGCGGAGAAGCCATTCACTTACCATTCAGGAGACTTTATTGAGGAGTTTGTCCTCCCGGGGATCATTAACGATCTGACCACAGCGTCCTTACTGGTGAAGAGGGATTGCTGTTCCCCTAGAGATGCTGGCATGGAAGCTAGTCTGGCTTTGGGGGTTCCAACTCTGGAAGATGAAGATTCTAGTTACCTACTCCCAG AGCCCGACTTTGTACAAATCATTAAGGTAGAGGAAATTGACACGGACTATAAAACAAGTGAGTCACCAGTAGATGTTGAAGAGGAGCTACTGGGAGAAGCAGTATATCCTGACATTCATACAGAGTCTCCTATTAAACCCAAGTCTCAATTTCTATGGCTTACGGAAGGAAGGATTCTTGTGCAGGACCTTCGGGGAATTAGCCACTCACGTGAACTGAAGGATGAAGAGGGAGCTCCGAGTGTCACTCCAGTAAATAATGGTGGATTGGAAGAAATAACTACTTCACAGAACTCCAGAAGAGCTAAAGAGATGGAAAGGTACTCTACAGGCAACAGACGCCATAAAATGCTTCTGGAGCAACAAGAAATAGAAGTTGTAGAGAAAGAAACATTGTCTTGTAAAGTGAACCTCAAAGGGTTGAGCCATGAGGAAAACATGTTAGGCTGCAAGCACACTCGCCACACTCGCCACACTCACCATTCTCCATGTGACAAGGAAGGTACATTTCAGAATGGGCAACCCCATACTGCTAAGTTCACTAAGGACTTCCAGCACTTCACATGCACAGAGTGTGGACGGAGGTTCTCACAACGATTTGCACTCAGTCGGCACCAGAAAATTCACACACGGGACAAACTTTTTCCCAAATCTGTGGCTCCTCCACCACAGAAGGTGTATAGACTGCCATTAGAGGCACCCATTGAGGACTTTAAAACTAGGGAGGCTGGTGGACCCATAGGAGATTCTTGCTCCAAATTACACCATCACCTCCAACTGTCCACAGTTTTTCTGCAGAACTTGATCTCTTCGACTGGCTGCTTTGAGTATGACTAG
- the LOC134609272 gene encoding uncharacterized protein LOC134609272 — protein MQRSERSTRSSRRDVAGISLEKTAMGPPGPQNDTGQFLCIECNETFDTKLQLNSHRQSHVTKKPFVCSHCGRGFHHQVFLQMHERSHENGAPQSQTFLSKTSPSRMISTRSSKAVTPVVADKVLIKATPTKHSPLVNSMFQFRREKIAHPMITPVECVTRLTHGRAPQPYQQNDDQEKKNPFGFRILNYSDTTVHVIDTFGNSIELLTEVFNRYASTEVAEDNSAENLVHSNRSVEQIGTFQKDSAQLNTANPCHEETSKNVLHDSVGFSGSLPLAKAMTTQDGPAVKKDQTSLFQNGDSENNASSKPCQLLQNNGRSPIDPMDSPSKPFKSTVSDTTLSESVPSNDLGGDTVCDEDSGELQDIIHPLLSPGDQMETVETKQNVSSSTTVTQLSEAVATHSLSDNLQNTENATNESNENTDNQLTDNLTGVTINASQGQILNKSTEVHGVSPGSDVVSKASVSPYRNQGTPPAYQEDSLLIAVHNSFLDPNVQLLSKENISPMVEQDKAPEEADQSILDLSLLGDKSNILMDEIHMANVSKAEQGAPSESPFPSGPCSREEPEYTDSSHSLTLNDPMSAVIEVCKQETVKAPATVKSNELVSSESEDDTALLLQNAEKRSIEPDIDMVTDLEDMQSEDKVSEKNKADEGEPAPNLQQTDPGVGENVSCMKKPEVDLMKDIYSLRLPEISDYKPSDLLDQETCSLITPACEQSINESKLESGNHNPGNEILMQSSGLLNWDNTYCHVDTHMEQATELQKDESISDQEPNTLIEKGVVKENVDGDHIPTDQESIVLLMCDFATNKVTSDISFSVEDNLSKKSCKSHLDPGRTEIELMHQSRQTDITGFTELDPQINTDNVTKEFLQEPGQISVPVCSLELMVPGKDKSNQEVVNHQNNEKDSCVVSLSEDCSGTESALLKSDVDHSAHLVILEEDQTSSSSKGQREDSFNPLLIVEQEIFKKNTLPVGDKEPVIASEGPLTIASPNHEECSLEAAPDNPIVVTKAEADLLDTVTVHSNDPEEDVGSKDTFPVQSQDLSQYPHIPATESGENHKPTEISDHATLDRNVAAEESTCSQSNRELESLSVSDNQEMEDETATSNIQVLDAASKVEVLPCERLMDNTLVVGPDKTAAMTESVCPFLDQQNTKLDILQEQLSSPNSKSAQASPEPPQKLLSLGSQCLMCGQKLRSYRGEISSPVCRKCRQSKKKEENLLEEKANLELPPQTQSNAEENVLNLDSLCQIKEEVIKEENADSILKHSEPNQVKTEVETTTKKLYKCHKCEKAFVLPALLAGHVKCHSLPRCLTCGRPMRLRYKVRRVPRNCRVCAQKIRNKKKESFTLNESAEEEDKSDRECLPVSHASLDLECPGNIQQGVQKLKSASSNVMKSKLSTAKLHQTRHLVKKQASLAADSNLEMDGTPKDPNDIRKDTSPKPYKCLQCSMAFKRPIYLAKHVRKHIVSPMQTPFTGLKDSPCDSDDGSDQKSQSEHQIHSNNQNKRQKRVFAKHRMERRQLSAKKLKMCPQSLPFTEPVKLSTEDSSAGTSQILKQEDDTRNMHLTSSMLAKEEISEAPISHQNSCKDEDVLSDSSVNSSETSTSCEKLHVCQHCGKRFQLYRSLHLHVLIHSAVQCESCGCRLRFRKRAGRRAKKCRLCRLQEKEQAMEILLPVPKRKSLSLGKVRASAILPPSKKPTILKSIKGQSLAELKQMSKGMKRLLAKGLIKNPRKQKANLMALHKLAGRKKKVSDLMECEQPDPLLGLNCQETSHAIKLEDASFSDTTEKVLFVSTMKMKKTKGAVQNKKEINTAETTVQVVDHTSLMPLIDEKTYQCPVCAQNFTKQDLLFTHLQSHPEELPFTCPQCPHRFHKKQDLKTHRLTHVKARPYSCPDCNKCFTQINHLNMHRRVHMGIRPYSCPDCPSSFRHKVSLLVHRCSHAKVLPIELKPYQCIYCTKRFLRSDHLEIHQRIHTGECPFQCQDCDKTFPSKARLSVHSRVHSGVRPHTCPTCERSFIHKANLERHLQKHTGEPAFSCLKCDVRFPSLVMLAQHKHTHREEEVFSCVHCAKRFLYKKSLFKHQNVCQSIKKVKLRDGQASGVKRKRRLKELQGTAELGIKKKKPKLLKKNLTGAKREKLDKHMKIKKIKKEKVTTEEEQETPQENQQIEEGGTDKGKKKQSEGKPIKVKKIKKKTMTEEALEQTPKESLPEGEGPSEKGKKKQVEGKPIKVKKIKKAKITTEEESGQDSLKSLKTEDRGTTKGKKKQMMEKAIKVKKITKKDPVEEEQEQDPPKESLKSSDNGTDKVKKKQTDGKPQKTVHGKQDKITGIVKVKKEKAQKVGGKLKLRKEEGAKSKDKQNEGAKQAEEKSKKKSKLGVKRGPYKKKIKITALGEKKKIVQVKVKGVQVKLKPGPKKKQLLKEKKEKG, from the coding sequence ATGCAACGCTCAGAGAGAAGTACTAGATCATCCAGGAGAGATGTTGCAGGAATCTCTTTAGAGAAGACAGCTATGGGTCCACCGGGTCCCCAAAATGACACTGGTCAGTTCCTCTGCATTGAATGTAATGAAACCTTCGATACCAAACTCCAGTTGAACTCTCACCGGCAAAGCCATGTGACAAAGAAACCATTTGTGTGTTCTCACTGTGGACGAGGGTTCCACCATCAAGTCTTCTTGCAGATGCATGAGAGAAGTCATGAGAATGGAGCTCCACAGAGCCAAACATTTCTTTCCAAGACAAGTCCTTCTCGTATGATATCAACACGAAGTTCTAAAGCTGTAACCCCTGTGGTAGCAGATAAGGTGCTTATAAAAGCCACACCGACAAAGCACAGCCCATTGGTCAACTCCATGTTCCAATTCAGAAGAGAAAAGATAGCTCACCCAATGATAACGCCTGTAGAATGTGTCACCAGACTCACCCATGGCAGAGCTCCACAACCTTACCAGCAGAATGATGACCAAGAAAAGAAAAATCCGTTTGGATTCCGAATCCTAAATTATTCTGACACTACAGTTCACGTTATAGACACGTTTGGAAACTCAATAGAGTTGTTGACCGAGGTATTTAATAGGTATGCTAGTACTGAGGTTGCAGAAGATAATTCTGCTGAAAATCTTGTACATTCTAATCGTAGCGTGGAGCAAATCGGGACATTTCAAAAGGACTCTGCTCAGCTAAACACCGCAAATCCGTGTCACGAAGAAACAAGTAAAAATGTATTACATGATTCTGTTGGTTTTTCAGGATCTTTACCCTTGGCAAAAGCCATGACCACACAGGATGGCCCAGCTGTTAAGAAAGATCAGACCAGTCTGTTCCAAAATGGTGATTCTGAAAATAATGCATCTAGTAAACCATGCCAACTCCTCCAAAACAATGGCAGATCTCCCATAGATCCAATGGACTCTCCCAGCAAACCATTTAAATCTACAGTGAGTGACACCACTCTGTCTGAGTCAGTGCCATCTAATGATTTAGGAGGTGACACTGTTTGTGATGAAGATAGTGGGGAGTTGCAGGACATTATACACCCATTACTCTCGCCTGGTGACCAAATGGAGACTGTTGAGACAAAACAAAACGTGAGCTCCTCTACCACAGTCACACAGCTATCTGAAGCTGTAGCCACACACAGCCTATCAGACAATTTACAGAATACAGAAAACGCTACAAACGAGTCCAATGAAAATACTGATAATCAGTTAACAGATAACCTCACAGGTGTTACAATAAATGCATCGCAAGGACAGATCCTAAATAAAAGCACTGAGGTCCACGGTGTGTCTCCAGGCAGTGATGTGGTCTCGAAGGCGTCAGTTTCTCCATACAGGAATCAAGGCACTCCCCCAGCATACCAAGAAGATAGTCTCCTCATAGCTGTTCATAATAGCTTCCTAGATCCAAATGTGCAGCTTCTGAGCAAAGAAAACATCTCTCCTATGGTAGAACAAGACAAAGCACCTGAGGAAGCTGACCAAAGCATACTGGACTTAAGTTTATTGGGAGACAAATCAAATATATTGATGGATGAAATCCACATGGCTAATGTCAGTAAGGCTGAGCAGGGAGCCCCATCTGAAAGTCCTTTCCCCAGTGGTCCCTGTTCAAGAGAAGAACCTGAGTACACTGACAGCAGCCACTCCTTAACACTCAATGATCCTATGTCAGCAGTTATAGAAGTGTGTAAACAAGAAACTGTAAAGGCTCCTGCAACAGTCAAATCAAATGAGTTGGTTTCTAGCGAAAGTGAAGACGATACTGCCTTACTACTGCAAAATGCAGAGAAAAGATCTATTGAACCGGACATAGATATGGTTACAGATTTGGAAGATATGCAAAGTGAGGACAAAGTATCTGAGAAAAATAAAGCTGATGAAGGTGAGCCTGCTCCTAACTTACAACAGACAGATCCAGGAGTGGGTGAAAATGTCTCCTGCATGAAGAAACCAGAAGTAGATCTTATGAAAGACATTTATAGCTTAAGATTACCAGAAATAAGTGACTATAAACCTAGTGACTTACTGGACCAAGAGACTTGTTCTTTAATTACTCCTGCATGTGAACAAAGTATTAATGAATCCAAATTAGAAAGTGGGAACCACAACCCAGGTAATGAAATCCTAATGCAAAGCAGTGGGTTATTAAATTGGGATAACACATACTGCCATGTTGACACCCACATGGAACAGGCTACAGAGCTGCAAAAAGATGAAAGCATTTCAGATCAAGAACCAAACACCTTAATTGAAAAGGGTGTCGTCAAAGAAAATGTCGATGGTGATCACATACCGACGGATCAAGAATCTATTGTTTTGCTAATGTGTGACTTCGCCACTAACAAAGTTACATCAGATATCAGCTTTTCAGTGGAAGACAATCTGTCTAAGAAAAGTTGCAAAAGCCACTTAGATCCTGGAAGGACTGAAATCGAGCTCATGCATCAGTCTAGACAAACAGACATCACCGGTTTTACAGAGCTTGATCCACAAATCAATACAGATAACGTTACAAAGGAATTCCTTCAAGAACCAGGTCAAATCTCCGTCCCCGTCTGTAGCCTAGAACTGATGGTGCCAGGAAAGGACAAATCAAATCAGGAAGTGGTGAACCATCAAAACAATGAGAAGGATTCTTGCGTTGTTTCATTGAGCGAAGACTGCTCAGGCACTGAATCTGCTTTGTTAAAGTCAGACGTTGACCACTCTGCTCACTTGGTGATCCTAGAAGAAGACCAGACTAGCAGCTCCAGCAAAGGACAAAGAGAGGATAGTTTTAATCCACTTTTAATTGTGGAGcaggaaatatttaaaaaaaatactctgcCAGTAGGAGACAAAGAGCCAGTTATTGCAAGTGAGGGACCATTGACTATAGCATCTCCAAACCATGAAGAGTGCAGTCTAGAAGCTGCTCCAGATAATCCTATAGTAGTTACTAAGGCAGAGGCTGACCTCTTAGACACTGTAACTGTACACAGCAATGATCCAGAAGAGGACGTTGGCAGTAAGGACACCTTTCCTGTACAAAGCCAAGACTTGAGCcaatatccacatatacctgcTACGGAAAGCGGTGAAAACCACAAACCCACTGAGATTTCTGATCATGCAACTCTGGACAGAAATGTAGCAGCAGAGGAAAGTACTTGTAGCCAATCCAACAGAGAATTAGAAAGCTTATCCGTGAGTGATAATCAGGAAATGGAAGATGAAACCGCTACTTCAAACATTCAAGTCCTCGACGCTGCCTCAAAAGTAGAGGTTTTGCCATGTGAACGACTAATGGACAATACATTAGTTGTTGGTCCAGACAAAACTGCAGCTATGACTGAAAGTGTCTGTCCGTTCTTAGATCAGCAGAATACAAAGCTGGACATATTGCAGGAACAGTTGTCCTCCCCAAACTCTAAATCTGCTCAGGCCTCTCCTGAGCCACCTCAAAAGCTATTGAGTTTAGGATCCCAGTGCCTGATGTGTGGGCAGAAACTAAGAAGCTATAGGGGAGAGATTTCTTCCCCAGTTTGTCGCAAGTGCCGCCAAAGTAAGAAAAAGGAAGAGAATTTATTGGAGGAAAAAGCTAATCTCGAGCTGCCACCACAGACTCAAAGTAACGCAGAAGAAAACGTTTTGAATTTAGATTCACTTTGCCAAATAAAGGAAGAGGTTATTAAAGAGGAGAATGCAGATAGCATTTTAAAGCATTCAGAGCCAAACCAGGTTAAGACAGAGGTGGAGACTACTACAAAAAAACTGTATAAATGTCACAAGTGTGAGAAAGCTTTTGTGCTTCCTGCACTCCTTGCGGGGCATGTGAAATGTCACTCGCTGCCCAGGTGTCTGACGTGTGGACGTCCAATGAGGCTCCGGTATAAAGTGAGGCGTGTACCCAGGAATTGCCGTGTGTGTGCTCAGAAAATTaggaacaaaaaaaaggaaagtttTACATTGAATGAGAGTGCAGAGGAGGAAGATAAATCAGACCGCGAGTGTCTGCCTGTCTCCCATGCAAGCCTTGACCTAGAATGTCCTGGAAATATTCAACAAGGTGTCCAAAAATTAAAGTCTGCATCATCGAATGTGATGAAATCGAAGCTTTCCACTGCAAAACTTCACCAGACACGTCATTTGGTTAAGAAACAAGCCAGTCTGGCAGCTGATAGCAACCTGGAAATGGATGGGACACCAAAAGACCCAAATGACATCCGTAAAGACACTTCTCCCAAGCCATACAAATGTTTGCAGTGTAGCATGGCATTTAAACGCCCAATTTATCTTGCAAAGCATGTAAGAAAACATATCGTATCACCCATGCAAACCCCTTTTACAGGTTTGAAGGACTCTCCCTGTGATAGTGACGATGGCTCAGACCAGAAAAGCCAGAGTGAACACCAAATACATAGTAATAATCAAAATAAACGTCAAAAGCGAGTATTTGCCAAACACCGCATGGAGCGCAGGCAACTGTCTGCTAAAAAGCTGAAGATGTGTCCGCAAAGTCTTCCATTTACAGAGCCGGTGAAGTTATCTACTGAGGATAGTTCTGCTGGCACCTCCCAGATCCTAAAGCAGGAAGATGATACCAGGAATATGCATCTAACTAGCAGTATGCTAGCCAAGGAGGAGATTAGTGAAGCTCCAATTTCTCACCAAAACTCATGCAAAGATGAGGATGTGTTGAGTGATTCCAGTGTAAACTCATCAGAGACCTCAACATCTTGCGAAAAGCTGCACGTCTGCCAACACTGCGGAAAACGGTTTCAGCTATACAGGTCTCTCCATCTGCATGTGCTAATTCACTCTGCCGTTCAGTGCGAATCTTGTGGCTGTAGATTACGCTTCAGAAAACGGGCTGGGCGGCGTGCTAAGAAATGTCGACTGTGCAGACTGCAAGAAAAGGAGCAAGCCATGGAAATCCTGCTTCCTGTGCCCAAAAGAAAATCCCTTTCACTTGGTAAAGTCCGGGCATCTGCTATTTTGCCACCAAGTAAGAAACCCACGATTCTGAAAAGTATTAAAGGACAGTCATTGGCTGAGCTCAAACAGATGTCCAAAGGGATGAAACGTCTGCTTGCAAAGGGACTTATTAAAAACCCTAGAAAACAGAAGGCTAACTTGATGGCACTTCACAAACTTGCAGGAAGAAAGAAGAAAGTGAGTGATCTGATGGAATGCGAACAGCCTGATCCTCTATTGGGTCTTAACTGCCAGGAGACCAGTCATGCCATAAAACTAGAAGATGCAAGTTTCAGTGATACCACCGAAAAGGTATTGTTTGTGTCCACGATGAAGATGAAGAAAACAAAGGGTGCAGTCCAAAATAAGAAAGAAATTAACACTGCGGAAACCACAGTACAAGTTGTTGATCACACTTCCCTCATGCCACTTATAGATGAAAAAACTTACCAATGCCCAGTATGTGCTCAGAATTTCACAAAGCAGGACCTTCTGTTCACTCACTTGCAGAGTCACCCAGAGGAGCTCCCATTCACCTGTCCACAGTGTCCCCATCGCTTCCATAAAAAGCAGGATTTGAAAACTCATCGCCTTACACATGTTAAGGCACGACCCTACAGCTGCCCAGACTGTAATAAGTGTTTCACTCAGATTAACCATCTTAACATGCACCGTCGTGTGCACATGGGTATTCGGCCTTACTCGTGTCCTGACTGTCCTAGCAGTTTCCGTCACAAGGTCAGCTTGCTTGTTCACCGCTGCAGTCATGCAAAGGTACTTCCCATTGAGCTGAAGCCATACCAGTGTATCTACTGCACAAAGCGTTTCTTGAGAAGTGATCACCTTGAAATACACCAGCGCATCCACACTggggagtgtccctttcagtGCCAGGACTGTGACAAAACCTTCCCTAGCAAGGCCAGACTTAGTGTTCACAGTAGGGTCCATTCTGGGGTCCGTCCTCACACCTGCCCCACATGTGAGCGAAGTTTCATCCACAAGGCAAACCTAGAACGCCACCTACAGAAGCACACCGGCGAGCCTGCATTTTCCTGCCTTAAGTGTGATGTTCGGTTCCCCAGTCTGGTTATGCTGGCTCAGCACAAGCATACTCATAGAGAAGAGGAAGTATTCTCGTGTGTACATTGTGCAAAACGCTTCCTGTACAAGAAAAGTCTCTTCAAACACCAGAATGTTTGTCAGAGCATAAAGAAAGTAAAACTTCGTGATGGTCAAGCAAGTGGTGTAAAAAGAAAGAGACGCTTGAAAGAGTTGCAGGGCACAGCTGAGCTAGGAATCAAGAAGAAGAAACCAAAACTGCTAAAGAAAAATCTAACTGGAGCAAAACGAGAAAAACTGGACAAACATATGAAGATAAAGAAAATTAAGAAAGAGAAGGTTACAACAGAGGAAGAGCAAGAAACACCACAAGAAAATCAGCAAATAGAGGAAGGTGGTACAGACAAAGGAAAGAAGAAACAGTCTGAGGGAAAACccatcaaagtaaaaaaaatcaagaaaaaaactaTGACTGAAGAGGCTCTAGAGCAAACACCAAAAGAAAGTTTACCAGAGGGTGAAGGTCCATCCGAAAAAGGAAAGAAGAAACAGGTGGAAGGAAAACCCatcaaagtaaagaaaataaagaaagcgAAGATTACGACCGAAGAAGAGTCAGGACAAGACTCACTAAAAAGTCTAAAAACTGAAGATCGTGGAACCaccaaaggaaagaaaaaacagaTGATGGAAAAAGCCatcaaagtaaagaaaataacaAAGAAGGATCCAGTAGAGGAAGAGCAAGAACAAGACCCACCAAAGGAAAGTCTAAAATCTAGTGATAATGGAACTGATAAAGTAAAGAAGAAACAAACTGATGGTAAGCCCCAAAAAACAGTACATGGAAAGCAAGACAAAATCACTGGTATTGTCAAAGTAAAGAAGGAGAAAGCACAAAAAGTAGGGGGGAAACTAAAACTGCGAAAGGAAGAGGGAGCAAAGTCTAAAGACAAACAAAATGAAGGCGCAAAACAGGCTGAGGAAAAGTCTAAGAAGAAAAGCAAATTGGGAGTAAAGAGAGGTCcctacaagaaaaaaataaagatcaCTGCTCTAGGTGAAAAGAAGAAAATAGTGCAAGTGAAGGTAAAGGGTGTTCAGGTTAAACTTAAGCCTGGGCCCAAAAAAAAGCAGCTGCTGAAAGAGAAGAAAGAAAAGGGGTAA